Within Nitrospira sp. MA-1, the genomic segment CTCAAGGAGACCTGAGTCCAGATTCATATGGTGGGCTGCCTCATCGAACTGGGCCACTGCTAAGCGAAACGTTGGGTGGTTGAATTCTGGAGCAAGGTCATTGGTCATGGGGGTTATCCAGCGAGTTGAAAATGTTAAATCCTACTTTTTAGTATATCAAGAATGCGATTTTAAATAATTCCTTTTTACATCGGCATTTGAGTGGATGAAAAGAAAGCAAGAAAAATGCTGCGGTATTCAAAAATGTTCGTCATGTCCTGCCCTGAGTATTGCTGAAGGGGAGGCCGCCTATTTTTTGACGGGGGGAGCGGAAGAGTAGGCGAGAACGATCAATGGGTGGGAACGCAGGTCGGGCCATGTTTCAACTCCTCAATTAATACAACACATGAATGAGGTAGAGCCCTTGGGGAGGGGCGGTTACTCCTGCTGCGCGTCGGTCTTTAGCCTGAAGAATGTCTGTAATCGAGTCCGGTGATCTTTTGTATCGTCCGACTTCGGTCAGTGTGCCAATAATCGCCCGAACCATTTGCTTCAGGAATCGATTAGCCTGAATCTGAATGGTGAGAGACATAAGATCCGAAGTGAGGGAGACTTCGGACACGACGCATATGGGATCCGATGTACTCGCACGTGGGCCTTGGAACGAGGTGAAGTCATGTCGGCCAATAAATCCAGACATGGCCTGTCGCATGGCCTGGGTATCCAACTCGTAGGGTAAGTGCCAAACTCGATGGCGATCAATGGCCGGGCGGGCAGGATGGTTGGATATTCGATACTCGTACAGCTTTTCTTTTGCGCTATATCGAGCATGAAACGATTCAGGAACCCGTTCACTCGTCACCACCGAGATATCAGGCGGAAGAGCGCTGTTGAGCGCCAGTTTCCATTTATCTGCCGGAATAGATTTGTCAGATTGAAAACTGGCGACTTGACCACGGGCATGGACCCCGGCATCCGTTCGTCCCGCGGCGATGATAGAAATGTGTTGTTGTGTAATGCGGGTAAGCGCTGTTTCTAAGGCGGCTTGGATCGTCGGCTGATTGGGTTGGCGTTGCCATCCCGCGTAAGCCGTGCCGTCATATTCGATGGTCAGTTTAATGGTGGACACGGGTTACTGTGTTACCAGGGGATGAGCGGGGTAATCTTCATAAACAGGAGATCGGAGAATCCGATGGAAGAGGCCGGGGGCTGTCCTGGCTATCGAGAAGCGGTTTGTAACGGGGTAATATAGGATTGAAGTCCCTTAAATATTCCCTCGGCCACTCGTTTTTGATAGGTTGAACTTTGTAATAGCTTTTCCTCCGTAGGATTGGAGATAAAGGCAATCTCTGCCAATATGGCAGGCATGGTGGTCATTCGCAGCACAAAAAATGGAGCGGTTTTGATCCCATGATCTTTGATCTTATAAAAGGCATCCAAAAATTTCACCAGGGAATTTTTGGTTGTCCATGCTAACTCGCGGGAATCATCAATTTTTTTGTCGTTAAGCTTGTCGGCAAGAATAAATTGCCAGGGTGCCGCATTTTTTTCAAGCGGTGTGCCATTTTCTCTGGCAGCGACGGCAAGTGCTCGTGGGTCACTGGCTTCACCAAAGTGATAGAGTTCCATCCCTTTCACGGAAGCTTGAGGATGGGAGTTAATGTGGATCGAGACAAAGAGATCCGCTTTATGTGTATTTGCGAATTTGGCCCGGTCTTCCAATTCGATGAAGACATCCGTTTCTCGGGTCATGAAGACTTTCGTGGATTTTTCTTTGGCGAGCAGGTCTCTCAAATGATTTGCGATAGTTAAGACGACATCCTTTTCCCTTGTGCCTTTGCGACCTAAGGCCCCTGGGTCTTTTCCTCCGTGTCCGGGATCAATCACGATCACCAGATCTTTTTTTATGACAGGTGGTGGCGGAGTGGGTGGAGCCACCACTGGAGAAGCTGGTGTGTTACTTGGTGGCGCCTTAATGCCAGCCGCCCCCTCAGCTATAGGATACAAATCAAGAACGACGCGAGCAGGATTTTTGAGAACATACCACTTATAGTGTTTCCAGCCGTCAATGGGTATGGTCAAGAGGATGGATCCAGAAGAATTTCTGGAAAGATCCAATTGTAATGGAAATGAATCTGCCGTTGATTTGGCGACAGTAGACTTAGGTAATTGTGTGTTGGGAAGTTCTAATTGAAATGTTGTGGCCGTTTGATGCTCTTGAGGAGCAGGATGGACGGGGCGGTTCAGATCTAACACAACACGGGTATACTGTTTATGGCGATGAGCACGAATGTTGCGAATGGAGGTTGAGGGTGGTGATTGTGCAATAAGATGAATCAGTGGGGGGATTTCGTCCCCAGAGAAAGGTCGAGTGTCTGTCGCTCCCCCAGACGAGGGAAAAGACGTTGACAGGACCAACATACCGATGCAGGAATAAAGGGGTATCATTCGAGTGGAAGGCATAGGTATTAAACCATTCCTCTCTTTTTTCGCAGAAGATCGTCTTCTTGTCAAGGGAAGAAGCGCTTTCGAACCGGGTCCTGTTGCGGGTAGACTCAGTCATTATGGCTTGATCATGCTTCGCATCATGAGGGAATCACAGTGGCACCGAAACATTTGATCATCGATGGATATAATGTGTTGGGTGCAATGGGGCTTCCCCCCCATAAGGTCGTTGAACAGGGAGAGCATAATCGAGAGGAGTTTATTGTACGTGTAGGCCTCTATGGACATAAACTCCGCAATCTGATCACCTTAGTCTTTGATGCCTGGCAACAATCGGGAATGAGTCGGCAAGTCATTCATCGTGAGGGTGTGACAGTTATTTATACAGCTCAGGGTGAAAAGGCCGATGGGGTAATTCAAGATTTTATCCGAACCCATGGAAAAGGGACCGCAGTAGTCTCATCCGATCTTGAAGTGATCGCTGTTGCGAAAGCTTTTGGGGCGTTTTCGATCAGGTCGCAAGAATTTGTCAAACGCCTGTCTTCTGCTGGTCTTCAAGGATCAGCCGTGAGTCGATCCCAAGGTGGACGCTTGTACAAGGGGGATGATGAGGAGCCGGTTCGATCAAAAGAGAAGAAGGGCAATCCCCGAAAACTTCCCAAGAAGTTACGTCAGCGTAATCGGATTATGAAGAAATTTTAAAGAGCTGGCAGGCATTAATGGTCGTCAGTTCGGCCACACGAGCTAGTCCTGCTTCCGAGTCACCATATTTAATTTCCGCAATCTGTTTTGCCACGTAGGTGACGTAGGCGGATTCGTTGCGTTTTCCTCGAAACGGGACGGGAGTTAAATAGGGAGCATCGGTTTCAATGAGCAACCGGTCATCGGGGACCGTGCGAATCACTTCATGTAACTGCGAGGCATTTCGAAAGGTGATGATTCCTGAAAATGAGAGATAAAACCCCAGGTCCAAGGCCCGTTTGGCAAATTTCAGATCCTCCGAAAAACAATGAAAGACGCCGCCCACCTTTTCGGCATGTTCTTCATGCATGATTGCCATCGTATCCTCCTGCGCCTCACGTGTGTGAATCACCAGGGGAAGGGCGAGTGATTGCGCTAGGGCAATTTGTTCACGAAATCGTTGACGTTGGGTTTCTCGAGGAGAGTGATCATAATGATAATCAAGCCCGATTTCGCCGAAGGCGACGACTTTTGGTTGCTGGGCCAGTTGACTCAATTCTGCATACCAGCTGGGCTCGATGCGTTTGACTTCATGTGGGTGCACGCCGATCGTGGCATAGACATTAGGTCGGGTTGAGGCTAATTGCACTGCTGCATGACTTGTGGAAAGATCACATCCGATAGTGACAAATTTCTCAACACCGGCTTCGTGGGCACGTTGAAAAATTTCGTCCCGATCCGGATCATAACGGGGATCGTCTAAATGAACATGGGTATCAATCAGCATGGAGAAATCCTTTCTCGTTAAAACCTTTACCTTATCATACTCGTTCAATTTCTTGCAGAATCTCGTTTTTTTTCAGTCCAAGTACGAAAGAGTTAAGGAACAATAATGAACTATGATGAACTATGGTTTGCCTATATTAATGGTTGGGCCGGCCGGTTTGCTGAATTGGATTGGTTCATGCTTCAGGTATCACGGGAAAGTAACCTGTTGATTCCTGGCTTTTTACTCGTGGCGTATTGGGGATGGATGAAATGGGGAGAGGCTAAATTCGCCATTCCCTCTTTAGCACTCCTGATCGGCTTCAGTGATTTTCTGGGCGGACAGCTGAAAACATTGATTGGCCGTCCACGGCCCTGTCAGGTCCTCGATCACATTCATGAATTGGTCGGATGTGGTGGCGCTTTTAGTATGCCGTCCAATCACGCGTTGAATTCAGGTACGGCTATTAGCTTTCTTGCGATACTTTATCCCTCTCTAGGGTGGATATTGTGGCCATTCCTTGGCCTGATCGGATTGTCCCGGGTATTTCTAGGTGCCCATTATGTCACCGATGTGTTGTTCGGGATTGGTCTGGGCGCGCTCTTGGGAGGAGGGGTTGGATTTTTACTCAAGACGCGCGTGTTTCGAAGGAAGCCTCTTCCGGATTAGTGATGGTGCAGGTGAGGAAGTGTGGGTTCTGTGCCGGTTGATCCGTTTGTCAGGTAACTGAGATTGCAATGCAGGTCCTCATGCTCAGGGCATTCGTTTTCCAGTTGGACGGTTAAGTGATGAATGCCAAATTTCGAGGAAAGTGTTGATTGAATGGGTTGAAGCAGTTGATCTTTATCTGGAACCGCCGCGTTGTCCACCAACACGTGACAGGTCAACATCACAATGCGGGGTTCAACCGACCAGATATGCAGGTCATGAACTTTATTGACACCAGGAATATTTTCAATGGTCGCCACAATATCGGAAGTTTTGAGATGGGGGGGAGTCGATTCCAGTAAAATGTCCAGCGACTCACGAAAGAGTGGCCAACTCCCTTTTACGATAATGACGACTATAAGGAGACTGATCAGGGGATCCAAAATGGTGAGGCCGGTCAGGGCGATACCCAACCCCGCGATAATGACGCCAAGAGACATCCAGGCATCCATCACCATATGAAGAAACGCCCCGCGAATATTCAGGTCATCTTCGGCTCCTCTTCGCAGTAACAGGGCGACGGCAAGGTTGGCGATCAGGCTGATCCCAGCGATCACCATCACCCAAAAACCAGGCACGTCAACCGGTGAAAACATCCGATCGATGGCCAGAATTCCGATAATCGCCCCTGTGAAAATTAACAGAAGGCTATTGATGAACGCTGCAATGGTTCCGGCGCGATGGTAGCCAAACGTGCGATGTTCCGTGGCGGGTTGGGTGGCCAGAATATGTGCATACAAGGCTAACAAGAGAGAGCCTTGATCGATCAAATTGTGTCCGGCATCGCTCAGTAACCCCAGACTATTGATCACATACCCGCCGATGAATTCAGCGAGAATGATAACGCCATTGATGACAAGGCCAAGCTTCAGCCGATACGTGAGAGGGGAGGAGGTCAATTCTGAATTCGTCATAGGATCTACTCTCGCATGAATCTTGGGCCTGGACAATGGGAAGAGGCAAGCCTACTTCACTCTTCCCATAAACGGAGTGGAGGGATCCCGGTACTTGCGAGGTTGAGAATGGTGAAGGGGAAGCACCTCCCCCTTCTATGCGGAGGGTGCGAATTTACTCGTCGATAGAATCAGTTTTGACGGCCTGTTTGGTGGCATCCACTGCGGAGTTGACTCGAGTGGCCGCTTGTTTCATGGTTTTCCTGGCTTCTTCAGACCAGGCATGTACGGCCTCTTTCGTTTGGCAAGCCATATCAGAAAATTCGTCCTGTGCGGTCTTTGCGCCTCGTGCCAATCGATTACGCACGTGAGTTCCTGTCTCCGGTGTCAGGAGTATGGCTGTACCCGCGCCCAAAAGAAACCCTGCGATGAAGACAAAAGTATTCACCCAACCTGAGTCGTTTTGCGTCGTATGTTCATCCATCGTGAAAATTCTCCTTAGTAATTCTTCGATTGTTCTGACTCATCCTGATGATCTTTTGATGAGGCCATTGCCATGATGGCTCCTCCCAGGAGGACCCCGGAGGCAAAAATAAGACTGTAGGATAAGCCCGTTCTGAGCTCAGGCCATGTATCCAGAATTCGTTTCCATAACGGGACATCTTCAGAGAAATGGACGTGTCCCTCCCAGCCCAATTCTCCCTCCGGCGTAGATTGATCAGAGTATGATTCTTGGTCAGAAGCATGTGCCGTGTTCAATTTGCTCATA encodes:
- the truA gene encoding tRNA pseudouridine(38-40) synthase TruA produces the protein MSTIKLTIEYDGTAYAGWQRQPNQPTIQAALETALTRITQQHISIIAAGRTDAGVHARGQVASFQSDKSIPADKWKLALNSALPPDISVVTSERVPESFHARYSAKEKLYEYRISNHPARPAIDRHRVWHLPYELDTQAMRQAMSGFIGRHDFTSFQGPRASTSDPICVVSEVSLTSDLMSLTIQIQANRFLKQMVRAIIGTLTEVGRYKRSPDSITDILQAKDRRAAGVTAPPQGLYLIHVLY
- a CDS encoding N-acetylmuramoyl-L-alanine amidase, with the translated sequence MPSTRMIPLYSCIGMLVLSTSFPSSGGATDTRPFSGDEIPPLIHLIAQSPPSTSIRNIRAHRHKQYTRVVLDLNRPVHPAPQEHQTATTFQLELPNTQLPKSTVAKSTADSFPLQLDLSRNSSGSILLTIPIDGWKHYKWYVLKNPARVVLDLYPIAEGAAGIKAPPSNTPASPVVAPPTPPPPVIKKDLVIVIDPGHGGKDPGALGRKGTREKDVVLTIANHLRDLLAKEKSTKVFMTRETDVFIELEDRAKFANTHKADLFVSIHINSHPQASVKGMELYHFGEASDPRALAVAARENGTPLEKNAAPWQFILADKLNDKKIDDSRELAWTTKNSLVKFLDAFYKIKDHGIKTAPFFVLRMTTMPAILAEIAFISNPTEEKLLQSSTYQKRVAEGIFKGLQSYITPLQTASR
- a CDS encoding NYN domain-containing protein, translated to MAPKHLIIDGYNVLGAMGLPPHKVVEQGEHNREEFIVRVGLYGHKLRNLITLVFDAWQQSGMSRQVIHREGVTVIYTAQGEKADGVIQDFIRTHGKGTAVVSSDLEVIAVAKAFGAFSIRSQEFVKRLSSAGLQGSAVSRSQGGRLYKGDDEEPVRSKEKKGNPRKLPKKLRQRNRIMKKF
- a CDS encoding TatD family hydrolase: MLIDTHVHLDDPRYDPDRDEIFQRAHEAGVEKFVTIGCDLSTSHAAVQLASTRPNVYATIGVHPHEVKRIEPSWYAELSQLAQQPKVVAFGEIGLDYHYDHSPRETQRQRFREQIALAQSLALPLVIHTREAQEDTMAIMHEEHAEKVGGVFHCFSEDLKFAKRALDLGFYLSFSGIITFRNASQLHEVIRTVPDDRLLIETDAPYLTPVPFRGKRNESAYVTYVAKQIAEIKYGDSEAGLARVAELTTINACQLFKISS
- a CDS encoding phosphatase PAP2 family protein; protein product: MNYDELWFAYINGWAGRFAELDWFMLQVSRESNLLIPGFLLVAYWGWMKWGEAKFAIPSLALLIGFSDFLGGQLKTLIGRPRPCQVLDHIHELVGCGGAFSMPSNHALNSGTAISFLAILYPSLGWILWPFLGLIGLSRVFLGAHYVTDVLFGIGLGALLGGGVGFLLKTRVFRRKPLPD
- a CDS encoding cation diffusion facilitator family transporter, which translates into the protein MTNSELTSSPLTYRLKLGLVINGVIILAEFIGGYVINSLGLLSDAGHNLIDQGSLLLALYAHILATQPATEHRTFGYHRAGTIAAFINSLLLIFTGAIIGILAIDRMFSPVDVPGFWVMVIAGISLIANLAVALLLRRGAEDDLNIRGAFLHMVMDAWMSLGVIIAGLGIALTGLTILDPLISLLIVVIIVKGSWPLFRESLDILLESTPPHLKTSDIVATIENIPGVNKVHDLHIWSVEPRIVMLTCHVLVDNAAVPDKDQLLQPIQSTLSSKFGIHHLTVQLENECPEHEDLHCNLSYLTNGSTGTEPTLPHLHHH
- a CDS encoding YtxH domain-containing protein, giving the protein MDEHTTQNDSGWVNTFVFIAGFLLGAGTAILLTPETGTHVRNRLARGAKTAQDEFSDMACQTKEAVHAWSEEARKTMKQAATRVNSAVDATKQAVKTDSIDE